One window of Bacillus sp. THAF10 genomic DNA carries:
- a CDS encoding dUTP diphosphatase yields MDISLLMTFQKELDERIETKHGLVKEELVEKKILALLVELGELANETRCFKFWSEKPPAERKVILEEYVDGVHFILSLGITFQFQEELVTGIARQCDSLSDQFNLMYEQISSFRKEQTEENFVVLFDTYHTLGEMLGFHWEEIEQAYLEKNKVNHQRQQEGY; encoded by the coding sequence ATGGATATTTCATTGTTAATGACGTTCCAAAAGGAACTCGATGAGAGAATTGAAACCAAGCATGGACTTGTAAAAGAGGAACTAGTGGAGAAAAAAATTCTAGCTTTACTAGTGGAGCTAGGGGAGCTTGCCAACGAAACTCGTTGCTTTAAATTCTGGAGTGAAAAGCCTCCTGCAGAGCGGAAGGTAATTCTTGAGGAGTATGTAGATGGTGTGCACTTTATTCTCTCGCTCGGAATCACCTTTCAATTTCAGGAAGAGCTTGTTACTGGAATAGCAAGACAGTGTGATTCTCTCTCCGACCAATTTAACCTAATGTATGAACAAATCTCATCCTTTCGAAAAGAACAAACAGAAGAGAATTTTGTCGTCCTATTTGATACCTACCACACGCTAGGAGAAATGCTAGGTTTTCATTGGGAGGAAATTGAGCAAGCTTATCTTGAAAAGAATAAAGTTAACCATCAGCGCCAGCAAGAGGGTTATTAA